The following is a genomic window from Parabacteroides johnsonii DSM 18315.
CCGAACGTCCGGAGGCGCTGGACAAAGCATGCTTTGTGTTGGCAGGTATTGATGAGAAATCGCTTCTGCAAGCAGTGGAAACGGCTGTGGAGCTGCACAAAAAAGGTGATTACGGAACTCCTGTTCCTGACTATACGGGTGAGAATGTTTCTACAAAGGTGGTGAAACTTATTCAGAGTTACACGGGGGTGGTAAATAAGATGGTGTGGAGGAAATAAATAAACATGAGGATTCTACTTATTACTAGCGAAGAATGGAATGACTATGTCTATGGGAATGGTGTGCTTACAAACTGGTTCACTGGTTTTAATGCAGAATTCGCCCAAATATATACATCTCCAGGATTACCGATAAATAGCATTTGTGATAAATACTTTCAAATAACAGATGGCCAAATGGCTAAATCAATACTGGGAGGACACAAAGCTGGTAGAAAAATATCCAAGATCAGTAAGGCTAAAGATATTGTAGAAGCAAAGCAAAACGCTCAGCGGAAAGGCATATATGGATTCATGAAGAAAATATCAATGACTTTCAATACGCCTGTTCAATTACTTCGGGATTTTATTTGGTTAGCAGGACGGTACGATACGGAGGAATTACAAAAATTTATTCAAGAATTTAATCCTGATATTGTGTTCTGTCCGCGATATATTTCTCCGAAACAAATGCGTTTAGAAAAGTTGGTGTCTACTATGACAAGCGCTCCTTTTGTCGCATTCACAGCCGATGATGAAGCATCTGTTCCTAAATACGGAAGTTTATTAAATCGGATACGAAGGAAAGCCATTCACGAACGCTTTTCAAAACACATCTCACTTTACAGCCATTATTTCACATTCAGTCAAGACCAAGCTGCTGAATATAAGTCTGAATATGGTATTGAAAGTTCAACGTTAATGAAATGTGGTGAGTTCGCTGACAAATATACTCCTAAAGAAATAGGAACACCTATCCGGTTAGTATATGCCGGACGTTTATATTGTAACCGTTGGAAATCACTGGTTGAAATCGGCAGGGCTCTTCAGGTAATAAACAAGAACGGCATTCGCATGATACTTGACGTCTATACCCAAGAGGAGATGACCAGAGAGCAGAAAGCGGCACTTTCTGAGGATGCATTTATCTTTATGAAAGGGAGTGTAACTCCAGTTGAGCTTAAAAAAGTTTATAAAAATGCAGATATTGCCCTTCATGTGGAATCATTGGATAAAAAGAACAGATTGTTAACTAGGGTTTCTTTTTCAACCAAGATAATAGATTTAATGGCTTCGTCTTGCGCGATTATGGCAATTTGTTGGGAGAAACATGCAGGTTATCAATATCTCAAAGATAAAGATGCGGCATTTTGTTGTTCAGATTATCAAAGCATTTTGCCTCAACTTCAAAAAATTTGCGATATCCCTACTCTCATAACAGAATACCAGAAGAAAGCATATGAATGTGGGAAAAGAAATCACAGTAGAGCTATGATACAAGAACAGCTTTCTAGCAAATTTGAAGAACTTGCTAAAATATACGAGGATTGCTAAAACAAGTTGTATTTCATGAATAAAAATTTATTACCTAGAGTTTCAATTATTGTTCCTTGCTACAAAGTTGAACAATATTTGCCTACTTGCATAGAAAGTGTACTACATCAGTCATACGATAACTGGGAACTTATTCTTGTAGATGATGGATCTCCTGATAAGAGTGGTAAGATTTGCGATGAATATGCTAAGGAGGATAATAGAATAAAAGTTATTCATAAAACTAATGGAGGGGTTGCCGCAGCTCGCAATGTCGCAATAGATTTAGCGGAAGGAGAATATATTTCTTTTTTAGACGGGGATGATTTTCTACATGTAGATTATGTGCAGGATTTAATTAGCCTAGCCTTGAAACATCAAGCAGGGATTGTGCAATGTAATTATGTAAGGGGCAATGATCGTATATTCCCTAATGTTACAAAGGATTTATCTGTAAAAGTTTATAACTCTCATAGCATTTTCACTTCAGATGCTGCAAAAATTATTGTGTGGGGAAAACTTTACAAAACGAACATTGTCAAAAATTTTAAAATACCGGAAGGAAGATTTTTTGAAGATGATTGGATTACATGGAGGTGGTATTATTCGGCAAAGAAAATAGTTGTCACGTCACGCCCATATTATTATTATGCGTATAATGAAATGAGCACTATGACTCAACATAAAAAGAGACCAAATCTCAGTTTTATTGACGCTTATAATGAGCGCATCACTTTTTTTAAGCAAACAGCTGAACGTGATTTAGAAGATTGTTCATATCGTCAACTCTGCAAAGCTCTACTTCTTAGCTATATGAATCCCATGGCAACCAAAGAACAGAAGCAAATGATTCTATTTAAATTTAGTGAAAGCTGGAATGAAATACGGCATTCATCGGTAGTATCATTTAAACTAAAGTTTTCCATGGGATTATTTAATATATTTCCCAATATTGTAACTAAATTAGCCAACATTTTCCTATGTGCACCTTAAGAAAAATTACAAAATTTAACAGGGGGGGGGGTAAATAAGAGCCCTTTGCAAAAAAAAGTTTTAGCGTGGATTCATGGATATAATCACGATAAGTATTGGAGAAGAAGAAACATCGTTATTAATCCTCAAAACAAGACCCCTTTATTAATTAAGTTGTATTATTTATATTGGATAAAGAGGATAGATGCCCGACATCATTGTTCATTTGGTACGAATGTAAACGCTGGCAGTAGGTTTACTACTCCTCCATTTCTACCACATGGACCTAATGGAATTGTATGTGGACATGATATAATAGTTGGAGCTTACTGCACAATATATCATCAAGTAACAATCGCTGGTGGCAATGTTATTATAGGAGATTATTGCGAATTAGGTACAGGTGCAAAAATTTTACCAAATGTAAAAATTGGCAATTATTGCAAGGTTGGAGCCAATGCAGTAGTTGTGGAAGACATGCCTGATTATTCTGTTTGCGTAATGCAAAAGCCTAGAATTATTTTGAAAGAGCAAACTAAGTGATATTTGTATACACTGTTCCGCTGGCACAATATAATGTAAACATTTATCAGTACTTCAAGTGATGAAAAAATTAATATGGGTCACAACAGTCGCCCAGTCAATGGTACTGTTCAAGGGACAACTTAACTTCATGTCGAACCACTTCGACTTGACATTCGTCAGTTCGAACGAATTGAAGCCGAATGAATTGGGCGAAAGAGGAATGTCGGAAGGCATCCAAGTGCATGAACTTCCCATGAAACGGGAGATTTCACTCTTCAAGGACTTGAAAAGTCTGTTAGCTTTCTTATCTTATTTCCATATGATGAAACCGGATGCCGTACATGGAAACACACCAAAAGGTGCGTTGCTTGCCATGCTTGCAGCCAAACTGACGGGAATTAGAACTCGCATCTATATGTGCCACGGACTTCGATACCAAGGTTGCAGCGGCATAATGAGGCGGATATTGGAAAGCATGGAAAAGCTGACTTGCGCGTGCGCAACGCAGGTATTGTGCGTAAGTGATGGGGTAAAAAAAACGCTGGCAAAGGATGGTATTTGCCCGGCAAGGAAAAGCCGGGTAATCGGTTATGGCAGTTGCAATGGGATCAATAAAGATTTCTTTGACGCTTCTGCGTACAGTCAGGAAGAGAAGGAAGGGCTGAGGAATCAATACGGCATCAGCAAGGATGATTTCCTATTTATCTTTATGGGACGTATCGTCAAGGACAAAGGGGTCAATGAAATGATTGAGGCATTTACCCGATACAGGAAAGAGAATCCTCGTGTACGTTTGCTAATTTTAGGGGCTTTTGAAAACGAACAGAATCCTGTGGATGCCCGTGTGCAGGACGTGATAAGGGGGAATCAAGATGGAGTGGTGTATGGCGGAAGACAATCGGACGTAAGGCCTTTTCTGGCGGCATCGCAATGCCTGCTATTGCCGTCGTATAGGGAAGGATTCGGCATGGTCTTAATGGAAGCGGGCGCCATGGGCGTGCCGGTCATCAGTTCGGACATCATCGGGTGCAACAATGTGGTGACCGAAGACAATGGGTTACTGGTGGAACCGAGGAATGCAGATGACCTCTATCGAAAAATGAAAAGGATGGTAGAAGACACTGCCTTATACCAACATTTCGCAGCCTCCACCCGGCCGTCCATCGTCAACCGATTTGACCAACAGAGGCTCTGGAATGAATTCCTCGCGTATTACCAACGGATCATTTGAATTTGTTTCTTGGAGCGATAATCACGCGAAGAATATGATGTATATGTACGATGTACATTTGTGAACGCAAAATCATGTATAAACATTGTTTGAAACGAGTGATAGATTTTATCCTCGTCCTTTGCGTATTGGCTGTCATTTGGCCGATACTCCTTGTCATTACCCTTTGGCTGCATTTCGCAAATAAGGGTGCGGGGGCTTTCTTCCTGCAAGAACGTCCGGGTAAGAACGGTAAAATTTTCAAGGTCATCAAATTCAAGACCATGACGGACGAGCGGGATGCCGATGGAAACCTGTTGCCGGATGAACAACGGCTGACCAAGGTGGGCCGATTTGTCCGTTCCACTTCCATTGACGAGTTGCCACAGCTGATAAACGTGTTGAAAGGCGACATGGCCTTGATTGGACCTCGCCCCCTGCTTGTGCAATACTTGCCCTTATACAACAAGGAACAGGCAAGGCGTCACGAAGTACGTCCGGGAATCACAGGTTGGGCGCAATGCAATGGGCGGAACGCCATCAGCTGGAGCAAGAAGTTTGAACTGGACGTGTGGTATGTAGACCATTGTTCTTTCCTGTTGGATCTGAAAATCATCTTACTAACTATAAAGAAGGTATTGGTTCGGGAAGGTATTTCCTCGGAAACGTCCGCCACGATGGAACCTTTTACCGGAAATAACTGATTCGCGTATGTATTTATATGGAGCAAGCGGCCATGCCAAGGTAATCATTGACATTCTGGAGGCATCCGGTGTACGGGTGGACGGTCTGATAGATGACAATCCGAATATTGACCAACTACAAGGTTATCCGGTGCGGCATACTTTTACCGGAGAATCACCATTCATCATAAGCATCGGCAACAACAAGATTCGTAAACAGGTGGCGGAAAGATTGCAGACTTCCTATGGAAAAGCCATCCATCCGTCAGCCATTCTCTCTCCGACTGCAAAGATTGGAGATGGAACCGTAGTCATGCAAGGAGCCATAATTCAAGCGGATGCTAATGCGGGAAAACATTGCATCATCAATACCGGTGCTTCTGTGGATCATGAATGCGTCATCGGAGATTATGTGCATGTTTCCCCGCACGCAACGCTTTGCGGAAATGTTCATGTCGGGGAAGGAAGCTGGATTGGTGCGGGCACAACTGCCATTCCGAACTTAAGTATCGGTAAGTGGTGCGTAATAGGAGCCGGTTCCGTTATCACGGAAGATATACCTGACCACGTGTTGGCATTTGGCAATCCTTGCAGAATTATCCGTTACTTGAAATAAAATTCTGGTTTAGGCAAGACTATTATCTTAAGCTTGCCTCCTTTTCATAGGTAATCAATTTTTATCTGAAAAATACATCGGCATTTGATTGTTTTCAAATGCCCACACAACTGCATACTATAAAAATCATATTTGATATGGCAAAAAAACGTATCTATTTGTGCCTTGCCCACATGAGCGGCAAGGAACAGGCTTTCATTCAGGAAGCTTTCGATACCAATTGGGTAGTCCCCCTCGGCCCCAATGTCAACGGCTTTGAGGAAGACTTGGAAAGATTTGTGAATCATACAGAGGGCTTGCACGATAACTCACTGAACAAAAAAGTGGTGGCTTTGTCTGCTGGCACAGCTGCGGTACACTTGGCATTGATTGCCTGCGGCGTGAAAGCCGGGGATGAAGTGTTGGTGCAGAGCTTCACTTTCTGTGCTTCAGCCCATCCGGTGACTTACTTGGGGGCCACACCTGTATTTGTGGATTCAGAGTCACAGACTTGGAACATGAGCCCGGAACTTTTGGAAAAGGCGATAACAGACCGAATGGCAGTCACGGGAAAGAAACCGAAGGCCATTGTGCCGGTGTACTTGTATGGTATGCCAGCTATGATAGAGGAAATCTGTGCGGTAGCTGACAAATACGGTATTCCGGTTATTGAAGATGCAGCCGAAGGATTTGGCAGCCGGTATGACGGACAAGTCTGCGGAACCTTTGGAAAGTATGGCATCCTTTCTTTCAACGGAAACAAGATGATTACCACCTCCGGTGGCGGTGCATTGATATGCCCGGACGAGGAATCAAAAAGGAAAATCATGTTCTACGCTACTCAGGCACGGGAAGCTTATCCTTACTATCAACACGAAGAGATTGGCTATAACTACCGGATGTCCAACATATGCGCTGGTATCGGACGTGGACAAATGACCGTGCTTGATGAGCATATTACCCATCATAGGCATGTACAGGCTTTGTACAAGGAACTGCTCAAGGAGGTAAACGGAATCACGATTCATGAGAATCCTTCGCCTCGTTTTGACAGCAATTACTGGCTGACCACCATCCTGCTTGACCCTGACCTCCGCGTAAAAGGCGAGGAACATGCTTATGAAAGTGTGATACAAGGTGCGGTAGGAGGTGCAGCCGGTGTGACCCATGCCGCTTCCAATCCTCATACGGATTGCGAACCAAATAGAAATGTGGAAGCCATGCGCATCGCTTTGGATGTGGCAGGCGTAGAGTCTCGTCCGTTGTGGAAACCGATGCACCTACAGCCTGTGTACAAACAGAATCCATGTTATACGGATGGAACCTCCGAGCGTTTGTTCAAGAGGGGATTGTGCTTGCCAGCCGGACCCTACGTCACCGACCAAGACGTGATGTACATTGTAGAAACGATTAAAAACAGTATCCAATAAAAACAGATGAGTAAATGATTTCAAGCCTTTCTAATTGGTATTTTTCCAAGAGGGCACTTCCATTTTGGGTCATTCTCATTTTGGATTGCCTGATTGTGCTGGGCGCGGACTTTTTCGTCTATGCGCTCAACAACGGAACATTGCATACCCTTCAGCATTTTAACCTTTTGCTGGGAGCATTTAGCTTTTACCTTCTCTTCTATATTATAGGCTTTAGGCTGTTTCATACCTATTCGGGAATCATCCGTTACTCCTCCTTTGTGGATTTGCAGCGGACAGGGTTTGCCATGCTGACCGGACTGGTATTGATCATGGGAATGAAATATGTGTTCCATTCAGACCGCTGGCTCATGGAAATACGCATGAGGGACATCGGACTTGCCGCTTTGCTGGCGACCACACTAATGTGGGCTATGCGTGTTCTGGTGAAATTCCTGTATGATTCCGCTTTCCATCAGAAACAAGCCAAGCGGGTCTTCATCTATGGGGTGAAAGCCGGTGGCGTGGGATTGGCCAAAAGCATCCGTAACCAAGATGCATCCGCATTTATCCTTGCCGGATTTGTGTCGGACGAATCGGATATGACCAGCCGATACCTGTTGGGCGTGCGAGTGTATCCGAACGATGAGAACCTGGTGAAAGAAATGAAACGGCTTCATGCCAAAGTCTTGCTGGTATCTCCGCTAAAAAACGATGCCATCCGGAACAATCCCGATATGGTCAGCCGGTTGGTGTCAGCAGGCATCAAAATACATATGACTGCCGGCATACAAGAATGGGACGGGAAAAGCGACCTGAGCCACACTCAGCTAAAAGAAGTGGAAATAGAAGACTTGCTGCCCCGTGAGAAAATAGAAATCAATCTCGATTCGGTGAAGGATTTACTGACAGACAAGGTTATCCTGATAACGGGTGCCGCAGGGAGCATCGGCAGTGAGATTGTACGGCAGGTGGCGCAGTTTAATCCCCGAAGGCTCATCCTGATAGACCAAGCCGAAACTCCGTTGCACGACATCCGGTTGATGATGGCCAAGCAATGGCCGGACATCGAAGCGCAGACCATCGTCAGCGACATCTGCATGAAGGAGCGGATGGAGGAAATCTTTGCAGAAAGCCGACCGGATTATGTGTTCCATGCGGCGGCTTACAAGCATGTACCGATGATGGAAAACAACCCGGGTGAGAGCATCCGTAACAATGTGGACGGCACACGAATCATTGCAGACTTGTCCGTCAAGTATGATGTGAAGAAATTTGTCATGGTATCCACCGACAAGGCGGTGAACCCGACCAATGTGATGGGATGCTCCAAGCGCATTTGCGAAATTTATGTGCAAAGTCTGGACAAGGCCATCAAGGAGGGCAAGGTGAAAGGGGTAACGCAATTCGTAACTACCCGTTTCGGAAATGTGTTGGGATCGAACGGTTCTGTCATTCCACTGTTCAAGGAGCAAATTAAGCATGGTGGTCCGGTAACGGTGACCCACAAGGACATTGTGCGTTATTTCATGCTGATACCCGAAGCCTGCAAATTGGTGTTGGAAGCGGGAACCATGGGGAATGGCGGAGAAATCTTTGTGTTCGACATGGGAAATCCTGTAAAAATTATCGACCTTGCAAAAAGGATGATTCAGCTGAGCGGGGCAAAGGATGTGGAGATACAAATCACCGGTTTGCGCGATGGCGAAAAGCTTTATGAAGAGGTGTTGAACGAGAAGGAAAACACGCAGCCCACGTTCCATCCCAAAATAAAAATCGCCAAAGTCCGGGAATATGATTACGAGGATGCCTGTCGGCAAGTGAACGACATGGTGAGGGCCAGCGTGACGGAAAGTGACATGGAAATCGTCAGACGGATGAAAGACATGGTGCCGGAATTCAAGAGCCAACATTCCATATATGAGGTCTTGGACAAAAAATAATCACCGGACAAGTTGTATGCCAAGCTATAAATGTTTTGAAGAACATGTTTGCTTTAACCTAAGCAAAGGCGGAAGCTAAAACAACGTTTTATCATGGGGGGATTATATTCGGACTAATGAAGGTGTGAATAAATGATTGGGGAAAATAAACCTTTCACCTCTTTTCAGGTGAAAGGCTGAAAGTCACTTTGTGCGAGTGCCGTTTCAATGTGAGCCATCTTGGAGTAAAACCGGGATGGCTCACATTGGGTTAAAAGGATGAAGAGAAACTTGCGTTTCGTAGAAAACATCACAAAAGGCATCGGATGAAAGATGACGGGGATATGAACTATGACACCAATAGACAATCGAATAATTACGAGCATATATGAAAAAATGAGAGCTTACGAGAGAAAAAGCAAGAAACTGTTCATCTTGCTATTCATGCTGGTCTTTTATGGGCATTCATCCATAATTGCACAGCCGTCCATACCTGCCGGTCAGGTAGATCTGTTTGTCGGGGCAGATTTCAATTACCGGGATTTGTTTCACAATGGAAAAGTGTATGAAATTCTGCTGAACCTGACACCCGGAGTGAAATGGAACATGGGCAAAGGATGGCAGGCCGCAGCGCAGGCATTAGTGCCGGTGTATAACGACTATGGCGACCGATACAAGAAAGTGCGGCTGAACATGGCAGTGCTATCCAAGGAAACCCATTGGAACTCGCGATGGTTTCTAAAGGCAAGCAGCGGATTGTTCGGACGGGAACGGTATGGACTGGACTTGAAAGGAATGTATGTGGTAAACCGATGGCTTGCATTGGAAGCACAAGCCGGATTAACCGGCTATTGCTCTATGGCAGTGGACTGGGAGGCAAGTACCCCAAAACGGGTTACTGCCTTGTTTGGGGCCGATGTCTATCTGAACAAATGGAATACGCAGTTCCGCGCGAGAGGCGGACGCTTCCTCTATGAAGATTATGGGGCTGTTGTGGAAGCCATGCGGCATTTCAACCACTGCACAGTGGGGCTATATGGAGAGTACAGCAATGAGGGAGGCAAGAATGCCGGTTTTAAGGTGGTGATGATGATACCACCTTACAAACGGAAACGTCGCACGGCCAATTTCCGTCCGGCTTCTAACTTCCGTCTGACATACAGCATGGAGGGTGATGCCTATGCCAACAAGATGTACACGACAGACCCGGAGGAGAACGAGCGCGAGGGCTGGTTTGACCGCAACGCCCTGCAATGGGGAAGCAACACCATGAAGCCGGATTTCACAACCAAGAAAGGAGGTAAGAAATGAAAAGATTATTGATTTGCTTTCTTGTTATGGTATGTGGCTATCCGGCATTGCTGGCACAAGATTATTCGGGTGTAACAGGCATGATCCACGTGCCCACTGCGGAAATGGCGACAGAGGGAGAAGCCCGTGTCGGTTTTTTCTTCTTGAACAAGGAATTTCTTCCCGACACCTACCAATATGAAGGAGAAAAATTCAACACGACCAACCATTTTCTGGCCATTACCCCTTTTTCATGGATAGAAATAGCATACGTTTGCACCATCCTGAAAGGAATTGACAATGATGGCAATGTAGGACATCATAAGAAAGACCGTCACTTTCACCTGAAAGTCCGCCCACTGAAGGAAGGCAAATGGTGGCCAGCGATTGCTATTGGCGCACAAGATCCCGGACGCAAAGTGAACGAATCCTATGCCGAAGGCAGATATCCGGTCAACGACTATTTCCAGAATTATTATGTGGCTGCCAGCAAACACGTTATGTACAAACGGCATGAATTTGGTCTACATTTGACCTA
Proteins encoded in this region:
- a CDS encoding sugar transferase — protein: MYKHCLKRVIDFILVLCVLAVIWPILLVITLWLHFANKGAGAFFLQERPGKNGKIFKVIKFKTMTDERDADGNLLPDEQRLTKVGRFVRSTSIDELPQLINVLKGDMALIGPRPLLVQYLPLYNKEQARRHEVRPGITGWAQCNGRNAISWSKKFELDVWYVDHCSFLLDLKIILLTIKKVLVREGISSETSATMEPFTGNN
- a CDS encoding YjbH domain-containing protein, whose amino-acid sequence is MKRLLICFLVMVCGYPALLAQDYSGVTGMIHVPTAEMATEGEARVGFFFLNKEFLPDTYQYEGEKFNTTNHFLAITPFSWIEIAYVCTILKGIDNDGNVGHHKKDRHFHLKVRPLKEGKWWPAIAIGAQDPGRKVNESYAEGRYPVNDYFQNYYVAASKHVMYKRHEFGLHLTYRYFTSDFNAKWRGIAAGITYRPSFARNLRAMVEYTGDDINIGADCLLWKHLFLQATLQNGKHFTGGICFKLNLLGKKSNTD
- a CDS encoding glycosyltransferase family 2 protein, whose amino-acid sequence is MNKNLLPRVSIIVPCYKVEQYLPTCIESVLHQSYDNWELILVDDGSPDKSGKICDEYAKEDNRIKVIHKTNGGVAAARNVAIDLAEGEYISFLDGDDFLHVDYVQDLISLALKHQAGIVQCNYVRGNDRIFPNVTKDLSVKVYNSHSIFTSDAAKIIVWGKLYKTNIVKNFKIPEGRFFEDDWITWRWYYSAKKIVVTSRPYYYYAYNEMSTMTQHKKRPNLSFIDAYNERITFFKQTAERDLEDCSYRQLCKALLLSYMNPMATKEQKQMILFKFSESWNEIRHSSVVSFKLKFSMGLFNIFPNIVTKLANIFLCAP
- a CDS encoding DegT/DnrJ/EryC1/StrS family aminotransferase, which encodes MAKKRIYLCLAHMSGKEQAFIQEAFDTNWVVPLGPNVNGFEEDLERFVNHTEGLHDNSLNKKVVALSAGTAAVHLALIACGVKAGDEVLVQSFTFCASAHPVTYLGATPVFVDSESQTWNMSPELLEKAITDRMAVTGKKPKAIVPVYLYGMPAMIEEICAVADKYGIPVIEDAAEGFGSRYDGQVCGTFGKYGILSFNGNKMITTSGGGALICPDEESKRKIMFYATQAREAYPYYQHEEIGYNYRMSNICAGIGRGQMTVLDEHITHHRHVQALYKELLKEVNGITIHENPSPRFDSNYWLTTILLDPDLRVKGEEHAYESVIQGAVGGAAGVTHAASNPHTDCEPNRNVEAMRIALDVAGVESRPLWKPMHLQPVYKQNPCYTDGTSERLFKRGLCLPAGPYVTDQDVMYIVETIKNSIQ
- a CDS encoding glycosyltransferase family protein translates to MAKSILGGHKAGRKISKISKAKDIVEAKQNAQRKGIYGFMKKISMTFNTPVQLLRDFIWLAGRYDTEELQKFIQEFNPDIVFCPRYISPKQMRLEKLVSTMTSAPFVAFTADDEASVPKYGSLLNRIRRKAIHERFSKHISLYSHYFTFSQDQAAEYKSEYGIESSTLMKCGEFADKYTPKEIGTPIRLVYAGRLYCNRWKSLVEIGRALQVINKNGIRMILDVYTQEEMTREQKAALSEDAFIFMKGSVTPVELKKVYKNADIALHVESLDKKNRLLTRVSFSTKIIDLMASSCAIMAICWEKHAGYQYLKDKDAAFCCSDYQSILPQLQKICDIPTLITEYQKKAYECGKRNHSRAMIQEQLSSKFEELAKIYEDC
- a CDS encoding glycosyltransferase family 4 protein, producing MKKLIWVTTVAQSMVLFKGQLNFMSNHFDLTFVSSNELKPNELGERGMSEGIQVHELPMKREISLFKDLKSLLAFLSYFHMMKPDAVHGNTPKGALLAMLAAKLTGIRTRIYMCHGLRYQGCSGIMRRILESMEKLTCACATQVLCVSDGVKKTLAKDGICPARKSRVIGYGSCNGINKDFFDASAYSQEEKEGLRNQYGISKDDFLFIFMGRIVKDKGVNEMIEAFTRYRKENPRVRLLILGAFENEQNPVDARVQDVIRGNQDGVVYGGRQSDVRPFLAASQCLLLPSYREGFGMVLMEAGAMGVPVISSDIIGCNNVVTEDNGLLVEPRNADDLYRKMKRMVEDTALYQHFAASTRPSIVNRFDQQRLWNEFLAYYQRII
- a CDS encoding polysaccharide biosynthesis protein produces the protein MISSLSNWYFSKRALPFWVILILDCLIVLGADFFVYALNNGTLHTLQHFNLLLGAFSFYLLFYIIGFRLFHTYSGIIRYSSFVDLQRTGFAMLTGLVLIMGMKYVFHSDRWLMEIRMRDIGLAALLATTLMWAMRVLVKFLYDSAFHQKQAKRVFIYGVKAGGVGLAKSIRNQDASAFILAGFVSDESDMTSRYLLGVRVYPNDENLVKEMKRLHAKVLLVSPLKNDAIRNNPDMVSRLVSAGIKIHMTAGIQEWDGKSDLSHTQLKEVEIEDLLPREKIEINLDSVKDLLTDKVILITGAAGSIGSEIVRQVAQFNPRRLILIDQAETPLHDIRLMMAKQWPDIEAQTIVSDICMKERMEEIFAESRPDYVFHAAAYKHVPMMENNPGESIRNNVDGTRIIADLSVKYDVKKFVMVSTDKAVNPTNVMGCSKRICEIYVQSLDKAIKEGKVKGVTQFVTTRFGNVLGSNGSVIPLFKEQIKHGGPVTVTHKDIVRYFMLIPEACKLVLEAGTMGNGGEIFVFDMGNPVKIIDLAKRMIQLSGAKDVEIQITGLRDGEKLYEEVLNEKENTQPTFHPKIKIAKVREYDYEDACRQVNDMVRASVTESDMEIVRRMKDMVPEFKSQHSIYEVLDKK
- a CDS encoding acetyltransferase, with the protein product MYLYGASGHAKVIIDILEASGVRVDGLIDDNPNIDQLQGYPVRHTFTGESPFIISIGNNKIRKQVAERLQTSYGKAIHPSAILSPTAKIGDGTVVMQGAIIQADANAGKHCIINTGASVDHECVIGDYVHVSPHATLCGNVHVGEGSWIGAGTTAIPNLSIGKWCVIGAGSVITEDIPDHVLAFGNPCRIIRYLK
- a CDS encoding serine O-acetyltransferase, which produces MQKKVLAWIHGYNHDKYWRRRNIVINPQNKTPLLIKLYYLYWIKRIDARHHCSFGTNVNAGSRFTTPPFLPHGPNGIVCGHDIIVGAYCTIYHQVTIAGGNVIIGDYCELGTGAKILPNVKIGNYCKVGANAVVVEDMPDYSVCVMQKPRIILKEQTK